CCAGGACGCGCAACCCCTCCAGGTCGGAGGTCTCGCCCACCAGGGCGATCGAGCATTGCCGGGATTGCAGGATCGTCCTTGCATAACGCAAACGGCGATCGCGAAGTGTACCACTCATTGCCATCGGTCTCCACCAGGGACATGGACTGTCACCGGATGCCGAACAGTGAGCCGAACCCGCATAAAGGATCGATGCGTTTCAGGAGGCCGCAGGATAAAATCTACCTAAACGCGGGTTCGCTGCACCGGTCTTTATGCGGTTTTTATGCGTGCAGCTGATTTCGCCATCGAGACTTTATGCCGGTCGTCTCCAAGGTGCCGCCGATACAGCTTGGATACCGTTCAGTGATCAGGACACGACTTTCGATTCTCCTCGCAGGCGCCTCTTTGCTTGCGACGGGCGCGTCGGCGCGCGCCCAGACTGCCGCACCGTCACTCTCGACCGGCACGCCCCCCGCCTCGGCGAGCGTGAACGGGACGGCCGCAACCGCCACTCCCGCCGCACCCGCACCCGCCGCTGCCGCGCCGCCGAAGACCTGGGCCGAGGGCATCACCTATGGTGCGCAGGTCGAGGGTGGCGTCACCGGCAACTTCGACCGTCCCGCGGACGGGCTGAATTATGGCCGCCTGTTCGACGACAAGGCCAATACCGCGCTGCTGAACTCGGTGCAGCTCACCGCCACGCGCGCCATCGATCCCACGCTGTCGACCTTCGATTTCGGCTTCATGCTGCAGGGCACCTACGGTTCCGACGCCCGCTACACCCACTATCTCGGCGAGTTCGGCCACGTCACCAACGATCGCAACCAGTTCAGCATCCTGCAGGCCAACGTCACCATGCATGCGCCGGTACTGTTCAAGGGCGGCATCGACTTCAAGCTCGGCCAGTTCGCCACCCTGATCGGCTACGAGACCATCGATCCCAGCACCAACCCGTTCTACTCGCACTCGTACAACTTCAACTTCGGACCGTTCGAGCATACCGGCCTGATCGCCGAGGCGCATATCAGCCCGACCGTGGACCTGTATGGCGAGATCGATACCGGCGAGAGCACCACCTTCGGCCGTGGCGACAACAACGCCGAGCCGGCCGGGCTGGTGGGGGTGGGGCTGAACAGCCTGGCCGGCGGCAAGCTGACCGTGCTGGCGTTCCTGCATCTCGGTCCGGAGGACGCCACCAACGCGATCGGTGGCGAGGCCAACAGCTCGATGCGCTACGAGGGCGACGTGGTCGCCACCTACAAGGCGACCGACAAGCTGACCCTGGTGGCCGAAGCCCAGTGGCAGCACGACGATTTCTACGGCGCGGACTCCTATGGCCTCGCCGGCTACGCGTCCTATGCGCTGACCCCGACCCTGACCGCCAACTTCCGCGGCGAGGTGTATCGCGACAATGCCGGCTTCTTCGTGGCGGCCTTCCCGGGCAACACCGATGCGTATCGCGGCCTGAACGGGCTGAGCACCACCGCGTTCGGCGCCGGGCGGCAGACCTACAGCGAGTGGACCTGGGGGGTCAGCTACAAGCCGGTGATCCCGCACGTCGCGCTGCTGGCGTTCCGGCCCGAGATCCGCTGGGACAAGTCGTTCAGCGGCGGCCACCCGTATAACGCCCTCACCAACACCGGAAACTTCACCCTAGCAGCCGACGTGATCCTCGGGTTCTAGGGCATAAGGTCTGCAGCTACTTTTTGCGGGCTGGTTGGTGAGGTTCCGGGTCGGGGTAGGCGGTGCCAAGGCGCCGCTACCACCGATCTTCCAGCAATGCATCGGACGACCTGCTTGGATCGTGTAGATCCGCGAATCACGCACCGATATGGTCGTGTTCGCTGAGTTATAGATCATGTCGAAAACGTTCTGCGTGAGCGCCGGGTTCTCGACGCCGGTCGTCGTCCACTGCCTCCGGTCAGCCTTGGTGACGGTGATCGGCGCCTGCGACTGACA
This window of the Lichenicola cladoniae genome carries:
- a CDS encoding outer membrane beta-barrel protein, which gives rise to MLATGASARAQTAAPSLSTGTPPASASVNGTAATATPAAPAPAAAAPPKTWAEGITYGAQVEGGVTGNFDRPADGLNYGRLFDDKANTALLNSVQLTATRAIDPTLSTFDFGFMLQGTYGSDARYTHYLGEFGHVTNDRNQFSILQANVTMHAPVLFKGGIDFKLGQFATLIGYETIDPSTNPFYSHSYNFNFGPFEHTGLIAEAHISPTVDLYGEIDTGESTTFGRGDNNAEPAGLVGVGLNSLAGGKLTVLAFLHLGPEDATNAIGGEANSSMRYEGDVVATYKATDKLTLVAEAQWQHDDFYGADSYGLAGYASYALTPTLTANFRGEVYRDNAGFFVAAFPGNTDAYRGLNGLSTTAFGAGRQTYSEWTWGVSYKPVIPHVALLAFRPEIRWDKSFSGGHPYNALTNTGNFTLAADVILGF